The Thermodesulfobacteriota bacterium DNA segment TTACTCCTGATTACGTCGATAATACTTTTGCTTTCGAGAGGAAAAACACAGGATAAATCCGGCGATAAACTATTAGAGCACTCTTCTAATATCCAAGGAACATCTTCCCAATTGATCACCGGCCCGGAAGAACAAATATTAGACATCCAGGAACCGAAGGCAGAGGAGGACATAAACGAGGAACTGGTCGAGGAGGCCGTATCGAAAGAAGTAGAACTCGAGGAAATGGCGGGAATAGAAGAGCCTGATATAACCGAGGAAGAAATAAGGGCAAAAGAGGATGAAGAACTCAACGTGGAGACTATGGAAGAACTAGAAGAGGAGATAGAAGAGACCAGAGAGGGGCTTTTTTCCAGGCTCAGGGCCGGGCTTTCCAGAACCCAGGCCGGCCTCATCGGTAAGCTCGATGAGATGCTTTCTATCAGAAAAGAGATAAACGATAACCTCTGGGACGACTTTGAAGAAACCTTAATCATGTCCGATGTAGGGGTCGGGACCACGATGAA contains these protein-coding regions:
- a CDS encoding signal recognition particle receptor subunit alpha, whose protein sequence is MESIISSLSNIYEANPELIFLAGSIAGLLLITSIILLLSRGKTQDKSGDKLLEHSSNIQGTSSQLITGPEEQILDIQEPKAEEDINEELVEEAVSKEVELEEMAGIEEPDITEEEIRAKEDEELNVETMEELEEEIEETREGLFSRLRAGLSRTQAGLIGKLDEMLSIRKEINDNLWDDFEETLIMSDVGVGTTM